In the genome of Homalodisca vitripennis isolate AUS2020 unplaced genomic scaffold, UT_GWSS_2.1 ScUCBcl_2370;HRSCAF=7057, whole genome shotgun sequence, the window GGATTTCCCGTATAGACTGCgtcaaaagtaaaaatgttcatgtcaaatagttataaaatttacaatatttacatatttacatttgtggCGGTGGGTCACCCAAACAGTGGCTTTTCTTCCAGCTCCTTTAAGGAATAAAGCGGCCTCCTTATGAGCTCTTCATGCAAGGCTGTCTTGAACTTGGTATGCTTAAGATGTCTCACACTTATCGGTAGCAAGTTAAACAGCTTTTGACCATACCTAGGGAAACTCCTTAGTGTACCGGAGAGTCGGCATCGTGCGATGTATAAGTCCCGGGCTCTGCGAGTGTCATAGCCGTGGATGTCGCTTCTGGAGGGAATACTGAAAGACTGCTCCCGTACCTGCAAGATGGAGTTGTAGACGTACTGGCTGTAGACTGTAAGGATATTCAGGCGGATGAAAATTGTCCGGCAGTGCTCCAAGTATCCTGAAGAGGTTATAAttcttacagctttcttttgcaccTTCAGCACGTCTTCACAGGCTCCAGAATGACCCCATAGTATCAGTCCATAGATAATGTGGCTTTGGAAGAGTGCATGATATGCTGTTTGTAAATAGGGTTCCGTTACCTGGTTTCCTTAATTTCCTGAGGAGGCAGAGCACTCTGGAGAGTTTGACACAGACCTGAGAAACATGTGCCGTCCCACGTCATTCTTCGGTCCAGATAAAAACCCAGCAATTTTACGTTATCATTGGTTTAGGAGCCTATGTCTCTCTTGAGTGTGCATATCAGGTGCTGGGTTTTGTCTGGGTTTAACTGCAAATGGTTGACTTCAAACCATTGTTTTGCCCTGTCCAGTAACATTATTGCATCCTGCCTCACTCTGTTTAAATCTTTTCCCTCTTGTTGTTAAGGTTGAGTCATCTGCGAATAGGAGAGAGCGACCCTCGAGTTCCAGGTCATTGACCAGTATGAGGAAGAGTAAGGGCCCCAGAACAGAAACCTGAGGCACTCCGTGCTTGACCAGCAAGATCCCCGACTGCGCACCATCCAGAAAGACGGCCTGTTTCCTGTTTAGCAGATACGATGCTAATGTCTTGTGGACCGTAGAAACCTATTCCATAGTGAGACAACTTCTGGAGCAGTAGTTGGTGTGATACGCAGTCGAACACCCTGCTGAGATCACAGAGTGTAAGCGCCATTGATTCACCCTCCTCAAATGCCTTGGTTATTTGTTCAACTAGTGATAATATTGCCGTAGTAGTGGAGTGGCATCTCCTAAAACCATGCTGCCCCACCATGAACAGGTTGTTTTCTTCAAAGTATTTCAATAGCTGAATTTTCATGACACTTTCCATGACTTTGGCCAATACCGGGATTATATGTGTCATTATTCAGTGTCAGACAGCCAGGCCCTAGAGATTGTCCTGTCGGTCACAAACCGATTGATTACTTCAATCTGTTTGTGTCGGAAGGACAAATAAATGTCATCACCAGGGAGACAAACACTTATGCCAAAAATAAGCGTGAACAAATGCAGAGGTCTGGTAAACTAAAGCAACATTCACGCATTCATTTTTGGCATAAATGTAACAATAGTAGAAATGAAAAAAATCCTTGGCTTTGTTATTGTACATGGGGCTTACACGACGCAAGTCTATATCTGATTATTGGTCTACCAATGCAATACAGTATATTCTTTGGGTAAGTCAGACCATGACTTGCCGCAGGTTCCAGGCGTTGCATGCAATGTTTCATCTGACATCCAAGAAAACTGTGCCCAAAGGTCAGCCTGGCTACGACCCTTAGGTAAAGATCCGGCCTTTCTTGGATGCAGTGAATAATGCTTTCAAGCGACATTACGTGCCACACCAGGACCTGAGTATAGATGAAAGTATGATAGGCATGAAGAATCGGTGTGCATACATCCAGTACATGCCGAACAAACGACATGCGAGGTTTGGAGTGAAGAAGTTCGAGCTTGTTGACTCCAAAACCATGTATGTCATACATATTGACATGTATTCTGGGAAAGACCATCTGGCAGAGGAACATGCTCCTTTCACACAGAAGGTTGTTATGAATCTGTTAGAACAGGGAGGATGTCTTTATAAAGGCTACCATGTCTTTACCGACAACTTCTACACGAAGTTGCCCCTAGCGCAGCGACTGTTGGATAACAACACTTTTTTGACAGGGACTGTGAACAAGAACTCAAAGGACCTGTCAAAATCTGTGCTGAGAACTGTGCTTGGTCCGCAAAAGTCTGTGTACGTCAGGCGAGGCCCGGTTCTTCTTGTTGGTTACAAGCAGAAACCTACAAGAAAGCCGGTCTACCTGATTTCGACTGCGTACCATGCAGAGGACAGGGTTATCCGCAGTCGTAAAAGTGGTTTTGGAGGCCATCAAACCTGTTATTATAGATAAGTACAACCAGCTGATGGGTGGAGTTGATTGTAAGGACAAATCCCTCTACCACTGGTCATGTACTCGAATTACTCGCCGCTActggaaaaagttatttttcaaccTCCTAGACATGTGTGTGTCGAATGCATATGTTGTGTACGCACATCAGTGCATTCCTGATGCACCCATGGACAGGAAAAACTTTATCCTGGAGGTGATACAAAGCCTGACTTCTGCCTCTGAGCCTGAGCCCATTCATATTCCTGACCTTGGAGGTGATGGTCCTTCACATCAAGCGGAGCACCTACCGTCAAATCTGTTGAGGGTCTGCGGCGTATGTGGGAAGAGATCCAACCGTTGGTACCCTGGATGTAATATTGGGGTCCACAATGCGTGTGAGCTACTACTGAAACATTACTGGCGTCCCAAATACTGCGGCAGGAAAAAGAAGCGCGCACCAAGCTGTTCAAGCGACTCGGactaaaaataagtaagttaaattttgttatattgttttcttatGTTCAATTCAacttaattcataaattttaagtgatttaaataaatattaacatattttgtaaaactgtgtattttattgtaaatttgaattttttctgatTGGTACgcgttattatattttattttatacatttggtATTATTCCATTTATTTGGACACAGtatatggttttctaaaactacataaaatttcccatcagatggaaaccatagatttataaatttggatacaatacaagctttgaaacacattttatactttgctgtttgaacatttttcgcaaaagttttgagtaatgacaaaatgaaactttttttcgactcttcaaaaaaaagttatggaatttatattttactactgctgtatagattacttcattctgagtaataaaatatgcaatataacatgtattgaggtaaaactgtattagtaaaacttttattagcaaactcttacatatccACCcgattttcacaatttatgcgcatcgctgcatttttttgttatataatgttattatagtttcatagattggtataatgcttatgtgtttctgaaactagaataaattttacacaaaatggtaatctcacttttatagtttttcttactataacttggtttgctaggtatggtccccccaaataaaaaaaaatgtaaattttgaatttcatggaaaaaaaatgtagtaaacatttttttaaggccaaatttaaattctaatattattctatgtttaattctgaacacaaaaatatatacttctatatatattacttttaatttatatttttaataaatttttaaaaaaacccttgcacgaggctcgaaagcatgccgccactacaggaaaaaattgaccgccagttggagggttccctccaactgttgtttatcaaaattttgataaacataacccttagtggattgttgttcatcaaatttttgataaagAAACATTCCCTTGcttaatcactcattacagtatattccggcaacgtatcgattcgattcatgcaccattggattcgggaaaaaaaccctaaggaatactatagttttattcctctttgtattgtagttgcaacgtaccaagttcgtagtttggaacgtaaaagaagatgatgcaattcattgtgaccgccatgttgtcgacgCCGGCTGGGTGTTGTTGATGTAACGAGTCGtgtttatttgtaagttttagtaggtttatttgtgttttagtgttgtgtttagtgtgtggtgaatttttaaatattgcagtagtgcaaataaatatattttagaataaataaatttctttttactgaaatatgtttgatgaattatcgaatctgAGTAGGCTATTGCAAAATGAATTTGccaaaattcatttcacgtagtttgttattgtttttcactcaataaacgttattttaggcactcttttagtcctgaaataacaatatttttagtcttagtaaatagatagttttcacaaccaaatatatatttaccgtaatttctttaGTTATGTATGATAAttgtttggaccattccagggtcattgttagtcgcgtatatactgttattttagtaatacatgtagttgtggAATCCAAATTTAGTCTTGGCCAGACTAATAAGAAATTCATTTAGTATTtcagtaataagaaattaattctttcttGAATATTGGTGATAAAAATAGTGAATTTTGTAGGCTACTGTAGGCTATTGGATTTTGGATTGGATTTTGGGCACAATTGATCGTGCTCAAAACTCAAGTGATTTGAGAGAATTACTTCAGGAGGTCTCAGATAGTGAGTTTAGCGATGAATCAGATATAGGCAATATATCAGAAGACTCATCATTACTTGATTTCTCGTCTGGTAGTGAGGACTTTGTTTAACCTGGGAGTGACTTTGATTCAGATGACTCGAGAGCTCCTCTCCGCTCTTCAAAACCTTCAAGACCTTCACAAACTCCAACACCTTCACAACCTTCAGGACCGGTCAATGGGGAGGAGCCGTCTACAAGCCATCCTGGACCTGCACAGCATGATGATGACACGCAGCCTTCTGCAAATCCTCAGCCAGAACATAGGCCATCGACATGGATAAGGGTGTATGAGGAACAGCCTCTGGATGTGACCTCATTACTTgatacttacttgatacttgtaTTCTTCGTCAATGGACGGATTTCCCGTATAGACTGCgtcaaaagtaaaaatgttcatgtcaaatagttataaaatttacaatatttacatatttacatttgtggCGGTGGGTCACCCAAACAGTGGCTTTTCTTCCAGCTCCTTTAAGGAATAAAGCGGCCTCCTTATGAGCTCTTCATGCAAGGCTGTCTTGAACTTGGTATGCTTAAGATGTCTCACACTTATCGGTAGCAAGTTAAACAGCTTTTGACCATACCTAGGGAAACTCCTTAGTGTACCGGAGAGTCGGCATCGTGCGATGTATAAGTCCCGGGCTCTGCGAGTGTCATAGCCGTGGATGTCGCTTCTGGAGGGAATACTGAAAGACTGCTCCCGTACCTGCAAGATGGAGTTGTAGACGTACTGGCTGTAGACTGTAAGGATATTCAGGCGGATGAAAATTGTCCGGCAGTGCTCCAAGTATCCTGAAGAGGTTATAATTCTTACAGCTTTCCTTTGCACCTTCAGCACGTCTTCACAGGCTCCAGAATGACCCCATAGTATCAGTCCATAGATAATGTGGCTTTGGAAGAGTGCATGATATGCTGTTTGTAAATAGGGTTCCGTTACCTGGTTCCTTAATTTCCTGAGGAGGCAGAGCACTCTGGAGAGTTTGACACAGACCTGAGAAACATGTGCCGTCCACGTCATTCTTCGGTCCAGATAAAAACCCAGCAATTTTACGTTATCATTGGTTTAGGAGCCTATGTCTCTCTTGAGTGTGAATATCAGGTGCTGGGTTTTGTCTGGGTTTAACTGCAAATGGTTGACTTCAAACCATTGTTTTGCCCTGTCCAGTAACATTATTGCATCCTGCCTCACTCTGTTTAAATCTTTCCCTCTTGTTGTTAAGGTTGAGTCATCTGCGAATAGGAGAGAGCGACCCTCGAGTTCCAGGTCATTGACCAGTATGAGGAAGAGTAAGGGCCCCAGAACAGAAACCTGAGGCACTCCGTGCTTGACCAGCAAGATCCCCGACTGCGCACCATCCAGAAAGACGGCCTGTTTCCTGTTTAGCAGATACGATGCTAATGTCTTGTGGACCGTAGAACCTATTCCATAGTGAGACAACTTCTGGAGCAGTAGTTGGTGTGATACGCAGTCGAACACCCTGCTGAGATCGCAGAGTGTAAGCGCCATTGATTCACCCTCCTCAAATGCCTTGGTTATTTGTTCAACTAGTGATAATATTGCCGTAGTAGTGGAGTGGCATCTCCTAAAACCATGCTGCCCCACCATGAACAGGTTGTTTTCTTCAAAGTATTTCAATAGCTGAATTTTCATGACACTTTCCATGACTTTGGCCAATACCGGGATTATATGTGTCATTATTCAGTGTCAGACAGCCAGGCCCTAGAGATTGTCCTGTCGGTCACAAACCGATTGATTACTTCAATCTGTTTTGTGTCGGAAGGACAAATAAATGTCATCACCAGGGAGACAAACACTTATGCCAAAAATAAGCGTGAACAAATGCAGAGGTCTGGTAAACTAAAGCAACATTCACGCATTCATTTTTGGCATAATGTAACAATAGTAGAAATGAAAAAGTTCTTGGCTTTGTTATTGTACATGGGGCTTACACGACGCAAGTCTATATCTGATTATTGGTCTACCAATCCAATACAGTATATTCTTTGGGTAAGTCAGACCATGACTTGCCGCAGGTTCCAGGCGTTGCATGCAATGTTTCATCTGACATCCAAGAAAACTGTGCCCAAAGGTCAGCCTGGCTACGACCCTTAGGTAAAGATCCGGCCTTTCTTGGATGCAGTGAATAATGCTTTCAAGCGACATTACGTGCCACACCAGGACCTGAGTATAGATGAAAGTATGATAGGCATGAAGAATCGGTGTGCATACATCCAGTACATGCCGAACAAACGACATGCGAGGTTTGGAGTGAAGAAGTTCGAGCTTGTTGACTCCAAAACCATGTATGTCATACATATTGACATGTATTCTGGGAAAGACCATCTGGCAGAGGAACATGCTCCTTTCACACAGAAGGTTGTTATGAATCTGTTAGA includes:
- the LOC124371977 gene encoding uncharacterized protein LOC124371977 — encoded protein: MTHIIPVLAKVMESVMKIQLLKYFEENNLFMVGQHGFRRCHSTTTAILSLVEQITKAFEEGESMALTLCDLSRVFDCVSHQLLLQKLSHYGIGFYGPQDISIVSAKQETGRLSGWCAVGDLAGQARSASGFCSGALTLPHTGQ